A single window of Paenibacillus sp. FSL H8-0537 DNA harbors:
- a CDS encoding class I SAM-dependent methyltransferase, which yields MKTMLTASPIQHQVSRHTSPFGVMLLRLIYLMYYVLLYPPYYFWNKRDFKKQTKKNPFYVSKLVRLVEKHPRLYELSMFVLNFPKPTAVYRFLPELQGSVLQVGCGTGLLNKHAKRWRDVEFCNLDINEKYLQFGMKKGRLHNCLHSGIYQVEKADESFDKIVFARCFHHIRHHKKAFKECARLLNKGGELWILDPVILEEQGSGKQMSAGYMANSSIDGVIWRFTKQAFIEHVLNSLPGELELISITENRQPHLTNYNLKYPQTDILAVIRKRNEGENK from the coding sequence ATGAAGACAATGCTAACAGCCTCACCGATTCAGCATCAGGTCAGTCGACACACAAGTCCGTTTGGCGTTATGCTGCTGCGATTGATTTACCTCATGTATTACGTCTTGTTGTATCCGCCTTATTATTTCTGGAATAAACGCGATTTTAAAAAGCAAACGAAAAAAAATCCCTTCTACGTCAGTAAGCTCGTGCGTTTGGTAGAAAAGCATCCCCGGCTATATGAGCTGTCGATGTTTGTGCTTAACTTTCCAAAACCGACAGCGGTTTATCGTTTTTTGCCTGAATTACAAGGAAGCGTGCTGCAGGTTGGCTGTGGAACGGGGCTTCTGAACAAGCATGCGAAGCGTTGGAGGGATGTAGAGTTTTGCAATCTCGATATTAATGAAAAATACCTTCAATTCGGCATGAAGAAGGGCCGGCTGCACAATTGCCTCCATTCTGGCATTTATCAGGTGGAGAAGGCGGACGAAAGCTTTGACAAGATCGTCTTCGCCAGGTGCTTTCATCACATTCGGCATCATAAAAAAGCGTTTAAGGAGTGTGCAAGGCTGCTAAATAAAGGTGGAGAATTGTGGATTCTGGATCCTGTTATTTTGGAGGAGCAGGGCTCAGGCAAACAAATGAGCGCGGGTTATATGGCCAATTCATCTATTGACGGCGTCATTTGGCGTTTTACGAAGCAAGCGTTCATTGAACATGTGCTGAATTCACTGCCTGGAGAATTGGAGCTCATTTCAATCACGGAAAATCGGCAGCCGCATTTAACCAATTATAATTTGAAATACCCGCAAACCGATATTTTGGCGGTTATTCGAAAACGAAACGAAGGGGAGAACAAGTAA
- the sigK gene encoding RNA polymerase sporulation sigma factor SigK, whose translation MGLFAAIALFIKQLTLLVSYVKNNAFPQPLREEEEAKHLALMAEGNTHSRNLLIEHNLRLVAHIVKKFDNTGEDLEDLISIGTIGLIKAIESFQTGKGTKLATFAARCIENEILMHLRSLKKTRKDVSLHDPIGTDKEGNEITLVDILGSDPNEIVETVQLKMEKSKIYKNLVILDEREKEVIMGRFGLEHGGEERTQREIAKELGISRSYVSRIEKRALMKLYHEFYKVKR comes from the coding sequence ATGGGATTATTTGCTGCAATCGCTTTGTTTATTAAACAGCTAACGCTGCTCGTGTCGTATGTAAAAAACAACGCTTTTCCGCAGCCGCTGCGTGAAGAAGAGGAAGCGAAGCATCTTGCGCTAATGGCGGAAGGCAATACGCATTCCCGAAACCTACTTATTGAACATAATTTGCGCTTGGTCGCACATATCGTCAAAAAATTTGATAACACGGGAGAAGATCTTGAGGATTTGATTTCCATCGGCACAATCGGGCTAATTAAAGCCATTGAAAGCTTTCAGACAGGCAAAGGCACGAAGCTTGCGACATTCGCTGCTCGTTGTATCGAAAACGAAATACTTATGCATTTGCGATCCCTGAAGAAAACGCGCAAGGACGTTTCGCTGCACGACCCGATCGGCACCGACAAAGAAGGAAACGAAATCACGCTGGTCGATATTCTTGGTAGCGATCCAAATGAAATCGTCGAAACCGTCCAGCTTAAAATGGAAAAAAGTAAAATCTATAAAAATTTAGTCATACTTGATGAACGTGAAAAGGAAGTCATTATGGGCCGGTTCGGCTTGGAGCATGGCGGCGAAGAACGGACGCAGCGAGAAATTGCGAAGGAATTAGGAATTAGCCGCAGTTATGTGTCAAGGATTGAGAAACGGGCGCTGATGAAACTGTATCATGAGTTTTATAAGGTGAAGAGATAA
- a CDS encoding radical SAM protein — MQPKTNIRMDEKSFEILKRTIRNAAIPMRQKRENPKYKTELPEVVAIKLTNRCNLRCKHCYQWNEDGYHHQMEVAEQNLDIDVAIVKRLFEDTKQAKSRLYLWGGEPMFHRRFGEILTMLEEDPREVTICSNGLLFDQYMEQMLRISEQLELLIAVEGFEKDHDLIRGKGSYSKVMKGIDQLLALRSEGRFHGRISVHCVINNANIYYLYDLMESFEQRGIDLVLLTFPWYIAQDTSLAMDDYFREHFDWLRHIDEGEKSSWHAFKYRIEPQHLPSLLEQLRKMNERVWDTRLRYQPGLEFDEIERFVTGEVMTSRCATDCLALATRIDVTPTGNISACKFFSEFTVGNLKEKSLEEIWNSVEYDRLRETINNGLTPACSKCNVLYLHGVSALKHI, encoded by the coding sequence GTGCAGCCTAAAACAAATATCCGAATGGATGAGAAGTCGTTTGAGATTCTGAAGCGAACGATCCGAAACGCAGCGATCCCAATGAGGCAGAAGCGGGAAAACCCGAAGTACAAGACGGAGCTTCCCGAGGTGGTCGCCATTAAGCTGACTAACCGCTGCAATTTGCGCTGCAAGCATTGCTACCAATGGAACGAGGATGGCTACCATCATCAGATGGAGGTGGCTGAACAAAATTTGGATATCGACGTAGCCATTGTGAAACGGTTGTTCGAGGATACGAAGCAGGCGAAATCACGCTTGTATTTGTGGGGCGGCGAGCCGATGTTCCACCGGCGATTCGGCGAGATTTTGACGATGCTGGAGGAGGACCCTCGTGAGGTCACGATTTGCTCCAACGGATTGCTTTTCGATCAATATATGGAGCAAATGCTGCGTATTTCTGAGCAGCTTGAGCTGCTTATCGCCGTGGAAGGGTTCGAGAAGGACCACGATCTCATCCGGGGAAAAGGTTCTTACAGCAAGGTGATGAAGGGCATCGACCAGCTGCTGGCGCTTCGATCAGAGGGGCGGTTTCATGGACGGATTTCGGTCCATTGCGTCATCAATAACGCAAACATCTATTATTTATACGATCTGATGGAGAGCTTCGAGCAGCGGGGAATTGATCTCGTGCTGCTGACGTTCCCCTGGTACATCGCTCAGGATACGTCGCTTGCGATGGACGATTATTTTCGCGAGCACTTCGACTGGCTGCGCCATATTGATGAGGGAGAGAAGAGCAGCTGGCACGCCTTCAAGTATCGGATTGAGCCGCAGCATCTTCCCTCCCTGCTGGAGCAGCTTCGCAAAATGAACGAACGTGTCTGGGACACCCGTCTGCGTTACCAGCCGGGGCTCGAATTTGACGAAATCGAGCGTTTCGTCACAGGCGAGGTCATGACCAGTCGCTGTGCGACCGATTGTTTGGCGCTGGCTACGCGCATTGACGTAACGCCGACGGGAAACATTTCGGCCTGTAAATTTTTCTCCGAATTCACGGTAGGCAATCTAAAGGAAAAAAGCCTCGAGGAAATATGGAATTCCGTGGAATACGATCGCCTACGGGAGACCATCAATAACGGCTTGACCCCGGCATGCTCCAAGTGCAATGTGCTGTATCTGCATGGCGTCTCGGCGCTAAAGCACATATAG
- a CDS encoding phosphopantetheine-binding protein produces MQTQIITIISEIKNEPDLAATLTGASDMVNDAGLDSLQLINFILRIEDEFEIEIDFDQFDLKHLQSIDIFCNFIQAKSA; encoded by the coding sequence CTGCAGACGCAAATTATTACGATTATTTCCGAAATCAAGAATGAGCCTGATCTGGCGGCTACGCTGACGGGAGCCTCCGATATGGTGAATGATGCGGGGCTGGACTCGCTGCAGCTGATTAATTTCATACTCCGAATCGAAGACGAATTCGAAATCGAAATCGATTTTGACCAATTTGATTTGAAGCATCTGCAGTCCATTGATATATTCTGCAACTTTATTCAAGCAAAAAGCGCATGA
- a CDS encoding LysR family transcriptional regulator, with translation MELRQLKTFHMLASTLNFSRTAEVQNYVPSTVTMQIKSLEDELGVKLVDRLNKRVTLTDAGRNFLRYVDNILSTLEEAQHALKQSGEVTGTVVISADETLCTYWLPAILRRFRLSYPGIRLIFRPLANPNLKQSLREGDADIIFMLDENKESAGFCGEKMLDEPFYVLAAPDHPLAAYTALSIEDFHGETFLLTEKGCSYRTFFERSLSQKGMGGITELEFNSAEAIKQCAKIGMGIAILPEMAVIAEVNRGELVPLPWDLTATSFAIQMFWHEEKWISPAIEAFLNLTREPFLKKSTP, from the coding sequence ATGGAATTGCGCCAACTGAAAACCTTTCATATGCTGGCTTCCACGCTCAATTTTAGTCGCACTGCAGAAGTGCAAAACTATGTTCCTTCAACGGTTACGATGCAGATCAAGTCCTTGGAGGATGAACTGGGTGTCAAGCTCGTCGATCGATTGAATAAAAGAGTGACTCTGACCGATGCGGGGAGAAATTTTTTACGTTATGTAGATAACATATTGAGTACACTAGAAGAAGCCCAGCATGCCCTTAAGCAATCCGGCGAGGTGACGGGTACGGTGGTCATAAGTGCCGATGAAACGTTGTGTACATACTGGCTGCCGGCTATACTTCGCCGATTTCGCTTAAGTTATCCAGGAATTCGGCTGATATTCAGACCGCTGGCTAATCCGAACCTCAAACAGAGCTTGCGGGAAGGGGACGCAGACATTATTTTTATGCTGGATGAGAACAAAGAATCGGCTGGGTTTTGCGGAGAGAAAATGCTGGACGAGCCCTTTTATGTATTAGCAGCACCTGATCACCCTTTGGCTGCATATACAGCACTATCCATTGAAGATTTTCATGGCGAAACCTTTTTGTTGACGGAGAAGGGCTGCTCCTATCGCACTTTTTTTGAGCGAAGTCTTTCACAGAAGGGCATGGGGGGAATTACCGAATTGGAGTTCAACAGCGCTGAGGCCATTAAACAATGTGCAAAAATAGGAATGGGCATCGCCATCTTGCCTGAAATGGCCGTGATCGCAGAAGTGAATCGAGGTGAGCTGGTTCCATTACCTTGGGATTTGACCGCCACATCGTTTGCAATCCAAATGTTTTGGCATGAAGAAAAGTGGATCTCGCCAGCGATTGAAGCCTTTTTGAACTTGACCCGAGAACCATTTTTGAAAAAAAGCACCCCCTAA
- a CDS encoding SPASM domain-containing protein, with protein MMAIKTESAPIVAQALDLHSPKWIFLQLIESCNLRCKMCFEWGDNGSYKEKPELKKLDIGVVKRIIEECKETRPYYELYGGEPLLYPWIDEVLELIHTTGSKAHFPTNGTLLERHAEMIMAFPPERIWVSLDGPEEINDAQRGAGVFRKAMKGIRKLYELREAMGSEYPKIGISTTVTPTNYRHLERFYFESLDLAMLDCISVELQQYVTRERYDHYAGVLREHFDIAAAPIARGFIADPAQFAEVDAAELCRQLKRIERHCAEHGMYFNAYPKVISEENIRHYFNAEWSKVTNMKKRCVFPWISTEVSARGEVTSCHNFYDLSLGNVNELSLKEIWNGTKYKQYRDYLRKQLFSICPGCCLYYNEKPR; from the coding sequence ATGATGGCGATTAAAACGGAGTCCGCGCCTATCGTGGCGCAAGCATTAGACCTGCACAGTCCCAAGTGGATTTTTCTGCAGCTGATCGAATCGTGCAATTTACGCTGCAAAATGTGCTTCGAGTGGGGAGATAACGGCTCTTACAAGGAGAAGCCAGAGCTAAAGAAGCTCGATATTGGTGTGGTGAAACGGATTATTGAGGAATGCAAGGAGACACGCCCCTATTATGAGCTTTACGGTGGCGAGCCGCTGCTTTACCCATGGATCGACGAGGTATTGGAGCTCATTCACACCACGGGGAGCAAAGCGCATTTTCCCACTAACGGTACCTTGCTGGAGCGGCATGCGGAGATGATTATGGCCTTTCCTCCGGAACGAATCTGGGTGTCACTCGACGGTCCCGAGGAGATCAATGACGCGCAGCGAGGAGCTGGCGTCTTTCGCAAGGCCATGAAAGGCATCCGCAAGCTTTATGAGCTTCGGGAAGCAATGGGTAGTGAATACCCGAAAATTGGTATCAGTACAACCGTCACGCCGACGAATTACAGGCATTTGGAGCGGTTCTACTTTGAAAGCTTAGACCTTGCAATGCTGGATTGTATTAGCGTCGAGCTGCAGCAGTATGTCACCCGAGAGCGTTACGATCACTACGCAGGCGTGCTGCGGGAGCATTTCGATATTGCCGCCGCGCCGATTGCGAGAGGCTTCATCGCTGATCCTGCGCAGTTCGCGGAAGTCGATGCAGCGGAGCTGTGCCGGCAGTTGAAGCGGATTGAGCGCCACTGTGCGGAGCACGGCATGTACTTTAATGCGTATCCGAAGGTAATCAGCGAGGAAAATATCCGCCATTATTTTAATGCGGAATGGTCCAAGGTTACCAATATGAAGAAGCGCTGCGTTTTTCCATGGATCAGCACGGAGGTGAGTGCTAGAGGCGAGGTAACCTCCTGCCACAATTTCTACGATCTATCACTCGGGAACGTCAATGAGCTCAGCTTAAAGGAGATTTGGAACGGCACGAAATACAAGCAGTACAGGGACTATTTGCGCAAGCAGCTATTTTCCATTTGCCCGGGCTGCTGCTTGTATTATAACGAGAAGCCGCGCTGA
- a CDS encoding YhgE/Pip domain-containing protein — MRNIWHIYKTDWLHILRVPTGIFLILAIILLPGLYDWINIKSVWDPYSNTQGIKIAVTSLDAGAAVQGKAVNIGEELVASLQKNEKLGWTFVGEEEARAGVEKGTYYASLLIPADFSAKITGIIEGKIERPEVIYTVNEKVNAIAPKITGSGVSAITKQINEGFTEAVSEAVLTKLKAAGVEIEAELPTIRKVENGIFSLESHLPEIEAAGQKVLDIESKLPEINEKAQKIIELQQKLPEINEAAQYVLKLQQYWPKISDAASEVLIIQEKLPEIQRAAQRIQEVDANFDRVSEVVDTALDKTNTALGIVTMAEEQLPKLEALGGDAIAFADGLSDFLASSQEAFQTISPTLKQNLLLVKQIADAAELLTARLQEADLSKLPTAAEVQALSGRLRTAAGVIGSMTNVLQTINSHLPDGQLSGTIGRLSSLGDKLNTQIQLLGIIKEAMDRGTAPPEEIVARLHAVTEQVSSDLGYVLEHYDSDIAPAITEGLSKLQQLGAATSDVLQAAKSKLPDIAELLKAAREGLTFGQQELTRIQAELPEIRTKVHEIATTLQSKTDAFVNAINMAAPFIRNDLPAIGKKIDAAAAFVQNDLPEAEKELAKLADFVKYQLPELTDSVKRVAGLVRNDLPQLEEAIRKAADKLREVKADNSFAELAKLLRGDIEKESEFLASPVLIKENQLYAIPNYGSAMSPFYGVLSLWVGATLLISMLRSEADNPSGSYRGYQLYLGRLGTFLTIGLLQALCVTLGDFFILGAYVADKLWFVLFAMLVSIVFVTITYTLLSVFGNAGKGIAIIFMVFQFSSSGGTFPISMTSPFFQALNPFMPFTYAISLLREAVGGILWETVLKDMLFLLGFIAISLFIALVLKRPLSGIIKRSSDNAKKTKIIA, encoded by the coding sequence ATGCGCAATATTTGGCATATTTATAAAACAGATTGGCTCCATATTTTACGAGTGCCTACCGGCATTTTTCTTATTTTAGCGATAATATTGCTCCCTGGCTTGTACGATTGGATCAATATTAAATCGGTGTGGGACCCTTACAGCAACACGCAAGGTATAAAAATTGCAGTCACGAGCCTCGATGCGGGAGCGGCTGTTCAAGGCAAGGCCGTTAATATCGGCGAGGAGCTAGTGGCAAGCCTGCAAAAAAACGAGAAGCTGGGCTGGACGTTTGTAGGTGAGGAGGAAGCGAGGGCTGGTGTTGAAAAAGGCACCTATTATGCAAGCCTGCTTATACCAGCCGACTTCTCTGCCAAAATAACCGGCATTATCGAAGGCAAAATCGAGCGGCCGGAAGTCATTTATACGGTCAATGAAAAGGTGAATGCCATTGCGCCGAAAATAACCGGCTCCGGTGTTTCCGCAATCACGAAGCAAATTAACGAAGGCTTCACAGAAGCTGTAAGCGAAGCAGTGCTGACGAAATTGAAAGCGGCGGGCGTAGAAATTGAAGCGGAGCTGCCGACCATTCGCAAAGTCGAGAACGGTATTTTCAGTCTGGAAAGCCATTTGCCTGAAATCGAAGCGGCTGGACAGAAGGTGCTGGATATCGAAAGCAAGCTGCCGGAAATTAACGAGAAGGCGCAAAAAATAATCGAGCTTCAGCAGAAGCTGCCGGAAATCAATGAAGCCGCGCAATATGTGCTAAAGCTGCAGCAATATTGGCCGAAAATCAGCGATGCTGCTTCCGAGGTTCTTATCATTCAGGAGAAGCTGCCTGAAATTCAGAGGGCGGCGCAGCGCATTCAGGAGGTCGATGCCAATTTCGACCGCGTGAGCGAGGTGGTCGACACGGCGCTGGATAAAACGAATACAGCGCTTGGCATTGTGACGATGGCTGAGGAGCAGCTGCCGAAGCTTGAGGCGCTGGGGGGAGACGCGATCGCTTTCGCGGACGGACTGAGCGATTTTTTAGCGTCGAGCCAGGAGGCCTTTCAGACGATTAGCCCGACTTTGAAGCAAAATTTGCTGCTGGTCAAGCAAATCGCTGATGCTGCCGAGCTGCTGACAGCAAGGCTGCAGGAAGCGGATCTTAGCAAGCTGCCGACCGCAGCGGAAGTGCAGGCGCTCTCGGGTCGGCTCCGTACAGCGGCAGGCGTAATCGGCAGCATGACGAATGTGCTGCAGACGATTAACAGCCATTTGCCGGATGGACAGCTAAGCGGAACCATTGGGCGGCTGAGCAGCCTCGGAGATAAGCTGAATACGCAAATTCAGCTGCTTGGCATCATTAAGGAAGCGATGGACCGGGGAACCGCGCCGCCAGAGGAGATTGTAGCGCGACTGCATGCGGTAACCGAGCAGGTGAGCAGCGATCTTGGCTATGTGCTGGAGCATTACGACAGCGATATTGCGCCTGCGATTACCGAAGGCTTGAGCAAATTGCAGCAGCTTGGAGCGGCAACGTCCGATGTGCTGCAAGCGGCGAAAAGCAAGCTGCCGGATATCGCCGAGCTGCTTAAGGCTGCGCGTGAAGGGCTGACGTTTGGGCAGCAGGAGCTGACCCGCATTCAGGCAGAGCTGCCGGAAATCCGCACGAAGGTGCATGAAATAGCGACGACTTTACAAAGCAAGACGGACGCCTTCGTGAACGCGATTAACATGGCAGCGCCGTTTATCCGCAATGACTTGCCAGCCATCGGCAAAAAAATCGACGCAGCCGCAGCTTTTGTCCAGAACGATTTGCCCGAGGCGGAAAAAGAGCTGGCAAAGCTGGCCGATTTCGTCAAATACCAGCTCCCGGAGCTTACGGACAGCGTGAAGCGCGTTGCCGGACTTGTTCGCAACGACTTGCCGCAGCTGGAGGAAGCGATTCGCAAAGCGGCAGATAAACTGCGCGAAGTGAAGGCTGATAACAGCTTTGCCGAACTTGCGAAGCTGCTGCGCGGTGATATTGAGAAGGAAAGCGAGTTTTTAGCCAGCCCCGTGCTTATTAAGGAAAATCAGCTGTATGCGATTCCTAACTATGGCTCGGCGATGTCGCCATTTTACGGTGTGCTGTCGCTTTGGGTTGGAGCCACGCTGCTCATCTCGATGCTGCGCTCGGAGGCAGACAATCCCAGTGGAAGCTATCGCGGCTACCAGCTGTATTTGGGTCGTCTCGGCACCTTTTTAACGATTGGACTATTGCAGGCATTATGCGTAACGCTGGGAGACTTTTTTATCTTAGGCGCATACGTCGCAGATAAGCTGTGGTTTGTTTTATTCGCGATGCTCGTCAGCATCGTATTTGTCACCATTACGTACACGCTGCTGTCTGTGTTCGGCAATGCGGGCAAGGGGATTGCAATTATTTTCATGGTGTTTCAATTTTCCAGCTCAGGCGGGACCTTTCCGATCAGCATGACGTCGCCTTTTTTCCAGGCGCTGAATCCGTTTATGCCATTTACGTATGCGATTAGCTTGCTGCGCGAAGCGGTTGGCGGCATTTTATGGGAAACGGTGCTGAAGGATATGCTGTTCCTGCTCGGCTTTATTGCCATTAGCCTTTTCATTGCCCTCGTACTCAAACGCCCGCTTAGCGGCATCATTAAGCGCTCGTCCGACAATGCGAAGAAGACCAAAATTATAGCATAG
- a CDS encoding alpha/beta fold hydrolase, which produces MRDYDIYELGDILLQSGDTLPNAILAYKTYGTLNAEKNNVIVYPTWFAGLHTDNEWLIGHGKALDPEKYFIIVPNMLGNGLSSSPSNTPAPYHQANFPLISIYDNVRLQHQLVTQHFGITKIALVVGWSLGAVQTFQWGASYPDMVERIAPFGGTAMTRPHAKVVFEGMIAGLQADSAWSNGFYTQKPTAGLAAMGRIYAAWGFSQAYYLEQLYQQEGYHTLEEYLVDYWDQVFLDFDANDLITMLRTGITGDISANPTYDGDFKLALSGITARALVMPGSSDLFFPPQDNKYEAQQMPNALFLPIESKWGHCAGIGQHEPDSEFIDKNLKHFLLQ; this is translated from the coding sequence ATGAGAGATTATGACATTTATGAACTGGGGGATATTTTGCTGCAATCCGGTGACACTTTGCCAAATGCCATTCTTGCCTACAAAACCTACGGCACGCTAAATGCGGAAAAAAATAATGTGATTGTATATCCCACCTGGTTTGCAGGTCTACATACCGATAATGAATGGCTAATAGGACATGGCAAGGCGCTGGATCCAGAAAAGTATTTTATCATCGTTCCGAATATGTTGGGTAATGGACTATCCTCCTCGCCAAGCAATACGCCAGCGCCTTATCATCAGGCTAATTTTCCACTGATTTCGATTTATGATAACGTACGACTGCAGCATCAGCTGGTTACTCAACATTTTGGCATTACAAAAATTGCCCTCGTTGTAGGCTGGTCACTAGGAGCTGTGCAGACGTTTCAGTGGGGAGCAAGCTATCCCGATATGGTAGAACGAATCGCTCCATTCGGAGGTACTGCCATGACCCGGCCACATGCAAAGGTAGTGTTTGAAGGAATGATTGCGGGCCTTCAGGCTGATTCTGCTTGGAGCAATGGCTTTTATACGCAGAAACCTACAGCGGGATTGGCAGCTATGGGTCGAATCTATGCAGCCTGGGGCTTCTCTCAGGCTTATTATCTAGAACAGCTCTATCAGCAAGAGGGCTACCACACACTGGAGGAATATCTTGTAGATTACTGGGATCAAGTGTTTTTGGACTTTGACGCTAATGACCTGATCACCATGCTACGTACCGGCATCACCGGTGACATTAGTGCTAATCCGACGTATGACGGCGATTTTAAACTTGCATTAAGCGGGATTACAGCACGGGCTCTGGTTATGCCGGGAAGTTCGGACCTTTTTTTTCCTCCCCAGGATAACAAATATGAAGCACAGCAAATGCCAAATGCGCTCTTTCTACCGATTGAATCGAAGTGGGGGCATTGTGCAGGCATTGGACAACATGAACCAGATTCCGAATTTATAGATAAAAATCTAAAACATTTTTTGCTTCAATAA
- a CDS encoding UDP-glucuronosyltransferase, translating to MGNGANRDNRFTTILCSGFGLGFYNPGLIVSYQLRQRGIPTEVLVFEGFMQKEKQAKIVDSRKAYHDHFALAKIATKLPKDIRDSFDPEQIFDLLNSWAAEGRRRFISLSGHWVYVLELYREKLGADAAELEVDLLYVDSDLSPSWKSLKRYRPDYPARYREVWLYASSTLSIHLQILVGDGEPLPFADRAPRYVIHGGGWGMGTYQGKIPELAQLGLDLDVVAYEPAEAERQKPGNRYYMNDPGWMAWIKGESGEHEFPRFGEIRPDTAPSFSNLPSHHGLYDVIRQAKGIISKPGAGTLMDSLASATPVIMLEPFGEHEKRNLEVWLEHGLGITYEEWERAGFAEEALETIHERLLAKRAATRSYTDDYLERMG from the coding sequence ATGGGCAATGGGGCTAATCGGGACAATCGCTTCACCACAATTCTTTGCTCAGGCTTCGGGCTCGGCTTCTATAACCCTGGTTTAATCGTGAGCTATCAATTAAGACAGCGCGGCATACCGACCGAGGTGCTCGTATTCGAAGGGTTCATGCAAAAGGAAAAGCAAGCAAAAATCGTAGACAGCAGGAAGGCTTATCATGATCATTTTGCGCTTGCGAAAATCGCCACGAAGCTGCCCAAGGATATTCGGGACAGCTTCGATCCGGAACAAATCTTTGACCTGCTAAACAGCTGGGCGGCGGAGGGAAGAAGGAGGTTTATTTCCTTGTCTGGGCATTGGGTGTACGTCCTGGAACTATACAGAGAGAAGCTCGGTGCCGATGCCGCCGAGCTGGAGGTCGATCTGCTTTATGTGGATTCGGATTTATCGCCCTCTTGGAAAAGCCTCAAAAGATATAGGCCCGATTACCCTGCTCGTTACCGAGAGGTTTGGCTGTATGCGTCGTCAACGTTGTCTATTCATCTTCAGATTCTTGTCGGCGACGGAGAACCGCTGCCTTTCGCAGACAGAGCGCCTCGGTATGTGATTCATGGCGGAGGCTGGGGGATGGGGACGTATCAAGGAAAAATACCGGAGCTTGCGCAGCTGGGTCTTGACCTCGATGTCGTTGCTTATGAGCCAGCGGAGGCCGAGCGGCAGAAGCCGGGCAATCGTTATTACATGAACGATCCCGGGTGGATGGCATGGATTAAAGGGGAGTCCGGGGAGCATGAATTTCCAAGGTTCGGCGAGATTAGGCCGGATACTGCACCGTCATTTTCCAATCTGCCATCCCATCATGGTCTCTATGATGTCATTCGTCAGGCTAAGGGCATCATTAGCAAGCCCGGGGCGGGGACGCTGATGGATTCGCTGGCCTCGGCCACACCGGTCATTATGCTTGAGCCGTTCGGCGAGCATGAGAAGAGAAACTTGGAAGTATGGCTGGAGCACGGACTTGGAATTACCTATGAGGAATGGGAGCGCGCGGGGTTTGCAGAGGAGGCGCTAGAGACGATTCATGAACGGCTGCTCGCGAAACGAGCAGCTACGAGATCGTATACGGACGACTATTTGGAACGAATGGGTTGA